The following proteins are co-located in the Spirosoma montaniterrae genome:
- a CDS encoding VCBS repeat-containing protein, with protein MKKLLYLFILLTSCQRRDTLFEKLSSSETNITFTNALTESADFNVLKYSYFYNGGGVAAGDFNNDGLTDLYFTGNLTANKLYLNKGDFDFEDITEKAGVGAADGWNTGVSLVDINADGWLDIYVCRSAASNPRLRRNLLFINNGRKALPNGEGLGGVTFSEKAADYGLDDPGYSTQAAFFDYDRDGDLDCFLLNHSVQEYAGFSRMIGDFKQQNNPDYASKLFQNQGGKFVDVSASSGLVSNVLSFGLGVAVSDFNNDGWLDLYVSNDYNENDYLYINQQNGRSGTPAFRESVRDAMGHTSLYSMGSDAADVNNDGLIDLLTLDMLPERNERIKLTSGDDNYDKYEQLLRAGFHHQTMRNMLQVNMGEEGSVPVFSEIGQLAGVSNTDWSWAALFADFDNDGWKDLFVSNGYARDYTNMEFLKFTMDEQLKAKQTGQPADEMAVIAKMPAINEPNYLYRNAGNLTFDNKTADWGFDEPSQSNGAVYADLDNDGDLDLVVNNVNAEAGIYKNQTDKKAASRSLTIQLRSPNPAALVGARVSVWAAGRMQVQEFMPVRGFQSAMYGPLVFGLGKTARADSVRIRWADGKTQQVQPGTGVQLAVRYAPTEQAAEPPIAKVNWQRVSLLDWTNAEPAVNDFKIQPLLPYKLSTTGPRFATGDANGDGQTDLFVGGGRGQGGQVFVQQAGRLVPMPQPALQADNACQDAGADWFDADSDGDFDLIVVSTGYELPPNDPRLQARLYLNNGRGQLSKALLPDLRVSASCVRVADIDQDGDRDVFVGARVTPGHYPESPESRLLINDGKGTFTDVTTQHPALRTLGMVTDAAFADLDRDGKPELVVATDFGPVQMLSWKNGRLNAYNSGLSELTGCWNRLLVQDFDGDGWPDIVAGNAGLNSQLRATPTQPLTLYGIENAAGTRLPMLATYEGGKLYPFNARDEMLDQVGTLRKKFTDYTHYANATITDLFSTDELAKALKAQAAQLQTVLLHNQKGRFVAKPLPIEAQFAPVYALTTTDVNHDGRPDLLIGGNREHNRVRLGKSDANRGQLFLNVGKGQFRYVPMPLSGLLWNGDVRDLAAVQIGGKTALLVGATNQPVRSFVLAK; from the coding sequence ATGAAAAAGCTCCTTTATTTGTTCATCCTACTAACCTCCTGTCAACGCCGGGACACGCTATTCGAGAAGCTATCATCGTCAGAAACCAATATCACATTTACCAATGCGCTGACCGAATCAGCAGATTTTAACGTACTGAAATACAGCTATTTTTATAACGGTGGTGGCGTGGCTGCGGGCGATTTCAACAACGATGGCCTGACGGATTTGTACTTTACCGGCAACCTGACCGCCAACAAATTATACCTTAATAAGGGCGATTTTGACTTTGAAGACATTACCGAAAAAGCAGGCGTAGGTGCCGCCGATGGCTGGAATACCGGCGTTTCATTAGTCGATATCAATGCCGATGGCTGGCTCGATATCTACGTATGCCGGTCGGCTGCCTCAAACCCCCGTCTGCGCCGAAACTTGCTCTTCATAAACAATGGCCGTAAAGCCCTCCCTAACGGGGAGGGTTTGGGTGGGGTAACCTTTTCTGAAAAAGCTGCCGACTACGGCTTAGACGACCCCGGCTACAGCACACAGGCAGCCTTTTTCGATTACGACCGCGACGGTGATCTTGACTGTTTTCTGCTTAATCATTCGGTGCAGGAGTACGCCGGTTTCAGCCGGATGATCGGCGATTTCAAGCAACAAAATAACCCTGACTACGCCAGTAAACTCTTTCAAAATCAGGGCGGTAAATTCGTGGACGTATCGGCCAGTTCGGGGCTGGTGAGCAATGTGCTGAGCTTTGGGCTGGGCGTGGCCGTAAGCGATTTCAACAACGACGGCTGGCTTGATCTGTATGTCTCGAACGATTACAACGAGAACGATTATCTGTACATCAATCAGCAAAATGGACGCTCCGGCACACCGGCATTTCGCGAGTCGGTGCGGGATGCGATGGGCCACACGTCGCTGTATTCGATGGGTAGCGATGCTGCCGACGTAAACAACGATGGCCTGATCGATTTGCTTACGCTCGACATGTTGCCCGAACGCAACGAGCGCATTAAACTCACGTCGGGCGATGATAATTACGACAAATACGAGCAACTGCTGCGGGCCGGTTTTCACCACCAGACCATGCGGAATATGTTGCAGGTGAACATGGGCGAGGAGGGGAGTGTGCCAGTTTTTTCTGAAATCGGCCAGCTTGCGGGCGTGTCGAATACCGACTGGAGCTGGGCCGCGCTGTTCGCCGATTTTGATAACGATGGTTGGAAAGACCTGTTCGTGAGCAACGGCTATGCCCGCGATTACACAAACATGGAGTTCCTGAAATTCACGATGGATGAGCAACTGAAAGCAAAGCAAACTGGCCAGCCTGCTGATGAAATGGCCGTGATTGCTAAGATGCCCGCCATCAACGAACCTAATTACCTCTATCGAAATGCCGGAAATCTGACGTTTGACAACAAAACCGCCGACTGGGGTTTCGATGAGCCGAGTCAGTCGAACGGGGCGGTATACGCGGATTTAGACAACGATGGCGATCTCGATTTGGTCGTCAACAACGTCAATGCGGAAGCGGGCATCTACAAAAATCAGACCGACAAAAAGGCTGCCTCCCGTTCCCTGACGATTCAGCTACGAAGCCCTAACCCTGCCGCACTGGTGGGGGCGCGGGTGAGCGTCTGGGCAGCGGGGCGAATGCAGGTGCAGGAGTTCATGCCGGTGCGCGGATTTCAGTCGGCTATGTACGGCCCGCTCGTTTTTGGCCTGGGTAAAACTGCGCGTGCCGATTCCGTGCGGATACGCTGGGCCGATGGCAAAACGCAGCAGGTGCAGCCCGGTACGGGGGTGCAGTTGGCAGTACGCTACGCGCCAACAGAACAAGCTGCCGAGCCACCCATCGCTAAGGTCAACTGGCAACGGGTTTCCCTCCTCGACTGGACCAATGCCGAACCGGCTGTAAACGACTTTAAAATACAGCCGCTGCTACCCTACAAACTCTCGACAACCGGCCCACGTTTTGCCACCGGAGACGCCAACGGCGATGGGCAAACCGACCTGTTTGTGGGCGGAGGTCGCGGTCAGGGTGGGCAGGTGTTTGTGCAGCAGGCCGGGCGATTGGTGCCGATGCCACAGCCTGCCTTGCAGGCCGACAACGCCTGTCAGGATGCGGGAGCCGACTGGTTCGATGCCGATAGTGATGGCGATTTTGATTTGATCGTGGTCAGCACAGGCTACGAACTGCCGCCCAATGACCCGCGTTTGCAAGCCCGGCTTTACCTCAACAATGGCCGGGGGCAACTTAGCAAAGCCCTTTTACCCGACCTTCGCGTGTCGGCGTCCTGTGTGCGCGTGGCCGACATTGACCAGGATGGCGACCGCGATGTATTTGTTGGGGCGCGGGTTACGCCGGGGCATTATCCCGAATCCCCGGAAAGTCGGCTGTTGATTAATGATGGAAAAGGAACGTTTACGGACGTTACGACGCAGCACCCCGCGCTCAGAACGCTCGGTATGGTAACGGATGCCGCCTTCGCCGACCTCGACCGTGACGGAAAACCGGAACTGGTTGTGGCAACCGACTTCGGGCCGGTGCAAATGCTTTCCTGGAAAAACGGACGATTGAATGCCTACAACAGTGGTTTGTCGGAGCTAACGGGCTGCTGGAATCGGCTGCTCGTTCAGGACTTTGACGGCGACGGCTGGCCCGACATAGTGGCCGGAAATGCCGGACTGAATAGCCAACTGCGGGCCACGCCAACGCAACCGCTTACGCTTTATGGTATCGAGAATGCCGCCGGGACGCGGTTGCCCATGCTGGCTACTTACGAAGGCGGGAAACTGTATCCATTTAACGCCCGCGATGAAATGCTCGATCAGGTTGGTACGCTCCGTAAAAAATTCACGGATTATACCCACTATGCCAATGCTACCATAACCGACCTGTTCAGCACCGACGAACTGGCAAAAGCACTGAAAGCACAAGCCGCTCAACTCCAAACCGTGTTGCTGCACAACCAGAAAGGCCGGTTTGTGGCGAAACCGTTGCCCATCGAAGCGCAGTTTGCACCCGTCTACGCCCTGACCACAACCGACGTAAATCATGACGGTCGGCCCGACCTGCTCATTGGCGGTAACCGCGAACACAACCGCGTCCGGCTCGGCAAATCCGACGCCAATCGGGGGCAACTCTTCCTGAATGTCGGTAAAGGTCAATTCCGATACGTGCCGATGCCGCTGTCGGGTCTACTCTGGAACGGCGACGTGCGCGATCTGGCAGCGGTACAGATTGGCGGCAAAACGGCTCTGCTCGTCGGCGCAACGAATCAGCCCGTTCGGTCGTTTGTGCTGGCGAAGTGA
- a CDS encoding SusD/RagB family nutrient-binding outer membrane lipoprotein: MNLLLKRTLLSSLTVASMVGMSACTEKFAEINTDKTKLVTLTANELPYLFSRAQAASTFAGGTYQIAQNLFADLYSQYYATSATYFPSDRNVIRFDWLRGGWTTIYTQTVPQLKSLEEGYAAGTAERALTDIWWVYTFHRLTDYYGPIPYFDAGKPARSVKYDAQDKIYEDFFKRLNAATTVLKGKTAEKPFGTFDLIYKGDVNKWIRFANTLQLRLAMRVSAVNPALAKTQAEAAVAGGVLEAVADDALMTKSEPNNDFNGLSRIAIWNEFRMSAAMESVLKGYEDPRVGVYFQPATATGTFEGLRNGLTPAQLGIAANGNNATSNVGARWVSGGGAAWTSIGSTPQNVMHAAEAFFLRAEGAVNGWNMGGTAKELYEKGITASMNQWGVTNAAAITAYINSDKAPVAPNDGINSPALSTTPVRWAAAAARQREQIGTQKWLALYPDGIEAWAEYRRTKFPPLYPVANNENADLAAGARPRRIPFLLLERETNADAVKAAEALLGGPDKVTTPLWWDKN; this comes from the coding sequence ATGAACTTACTTTTAAAACGAACACTGCTGAGCAGCCTGACGGTCGCGTCGATGGTCGGCATGTCGGCCTGTACCGAAAAATTTGCGGAAATCAATACCGACAAAACCAAGCTCGTTACACTCACGGCCAACGAATTGCCATATCTGTTTTCGCGGGCGCAGGCAGCCTCTACGTTTGCGGGCGGCACCTACCAGATTGCCCAAAACCTGTTTGCCGACCTGTACAGTCAATATTACGCCACCTCGGCTACGTACTTCCCCTCAGACCGGAACGTGATTCGGTTCGACTGGCTGCGGGGCGGCTGGACAACCATTTACACCCAAACCGTGCCGCAGTTGAAGTCGCTGGAAGAAGGCTATGCCGCTGGCACCGCCGAACGTGCTCTTACCGACATCTGGTGGGTGTACACGTTTCACCGGCTCACCGACTATTACGGTCCCATTCCGTATTTCGATGCGGGCAAACCGGCCCGGTCGGTGAAATACGACGCGCAGGATAAAATCTACGAAGATTTCTTCAAGCGGCTCAATGCAGCAACAACGGTGCTGAAAGGCAAAACGGCAGAAAAACCGTTTGGTACGTTCGATTTGATCTACAAAGGTGACGTGAACAAATGGATTCGGTTTGCCAACACATTGCAGTTGCGGTTAGCCATGCGGGTATCAGCCGTAAACCCCGCGCTGGCAAAAACGCAGGCTGAAGCGGCTGTAGCCGGGGGCGTGCTGGAAGCCGTTGCCGACGATGCGCTGATGACCAAAAGCGAACCGAACAATGACTTCAACGGCCTCTCGCGCATTGCCATCTGGAACGAGTTTCGGATGAGCGCGGCTATGGAATCGGTGCTGAAAGGCTACGAAGACCCGCGCGTGGGCGTTTATTTCCAGCCTGCCACCGCCACCGGAACCTTTGAAGGGCTGCGCAACGGCCTGACGCCCGCACAGTTGGGCATTGCTGCCAACGGCAACAACGCTACCTCGAACGTAGGGGCGCGGTGGGTGTCGGGTGGGGGAGCTGCCTGGACCTCCATTGGCTCAACTCCGCAGAACGTGATGCACGCTGCCGAAGCTTTTTTCCTGCGGGCCGAAGGTGCGGTCAATGGCTGGAATATGGGCGGCACCGCGAAGGAATTGTATGAAAAAGGGATCACCGCATCAATGAACCAATGGGGTGTTACCAACGCAGCCGCCATTACGGCCTATATCAACTCAGACAAAGCACCGGTGGCCCCGAACGACGGTATCAACTCGCCTGCGCTATCGACTACGCCGGTACGCTGGGCGGCTGCTGCAGCCCGGCAGCGCGAACAGATTGGCACCCAGAAATGGCTGGCACTGTATCCTGATGGTATCGAAGCCTGGGCCGAATATCGCCGGACGAAGTTCCCGCCCCTGTACCCGGTTGCCAACAACGAGAATGCTGACCTCGCGGCTGGTGCGCGGCCCCGCCGGATTCCGTTCCTGCTGCTGGAGCGCGAAACCAACGCCGATGCCGTGAAAGCCGCCGAAGCACTGCTCGGTGGCCCCGATAAGGTTACTACGCCGTTGTGGTGGGATAAGAATTAA